A genomic segment from Acidobacteriota bacterium encodes:
- a CDS encoding PIG-L family deacetylase has product MKKALFFGLMFCLLGSTFFFSTQAQVQEVRENTGAAAAWRALLRLRTTATVLHTTAHPDDEDGAMLTWLTRHEGVRTGLLTLNRGEGGANVVGSELYDQLGILRTEELLAAGRYYGVDQMFTRVTDFGFSKRMDETLEHWGKEVVLKDVVHAVRLYRPDVIISRFHGKPRDGHGNHQTAGLMSAEVFKAAADPNMFPEHFKEGLRPWQVKKLYRSVGGFGGGGRGAEPQEATVKVDVGAYDPLLGRSYLQIARYGLGFQRSQNGGGALAAPGSSISSWLLEESLVGKRTTEESIFEGLDTTIPSLARLAGSTNVNAELSAINNSVEAAIKKFDARQPWLTATDLAAGQKATLSLIERVKASSITADNKDQLLFLLSNKETEFNDAMNKALGLAMEVLVDPPPATGGGPGGFGGPRETFNVAIPGQKFSLTLSVVNRSPVAFERAETIVAPPKGWGLNAKPPEGGLPVNNSRLRAQFELQVPENAEYTRPYWSRANHLREHIYQINKPELLHLPFAPPDVMGWFNYVVNGVRFHLTQPAQTTYIDRPWGEQRRLLTVAPALSVALSPQVGVVSIAATNSTFDASVNVLNNVKGNATGKVRLQLPAGWTSTPAEAPFSFTHEGELANFSFKVTVPRVAAGQEYKVQAVAEYNNKQYSEGYEVIAHRDNEPRHLYHPATMEVRGIETNVAPNLNVGYVMGVGDEIPKALEQIGVKVTLLSENDLAKGNLDGYDAILIGIRATAVRDDLKAYSKRLLDYCERGGNLVYQYQTQEFDAAPYGPYPYKLGARAEEVSEEDSKVTLLDTANPIFNWPNKISAADFDGWVEERGSKWMSTWDEKYTPLLECHDREQAPQKGGLMYAPYGKGTFVYAAYAFYRQLPAGVQGGYRLFSNIISLKKRPR; this is encoded by the coding sequence ATGAAAAAAGCACTCTTCTTCGGGCTGATGTTTTGCCTGCTCGGTTCAACGTTTTTCTTCTCCACCCAAGCACAAGTGCAGGAAGTACGCGAAAACACCGGCGCGGCAGCCGCCTGGCGCGCGTTGTTGCGTTTGCGCACGACGGCCACCGTCTTGCACACCACGGCGCATCCTGATGATGAAGACGGCGCAATGCTCACCTGGCTGACGCGCCACGAAGGCGTGCGCACCGGGCTGCTCACGCTCAATCGCGGCGAAGGCGGCGCGAATGTGGTCGGGTCGGAGCTGTACGATCAACTCGGCATCCTGCGCACCGAAGAGTTGCTGGCCGCCGGGCGCTATTACGGCGTAGACCAGATGTTCACGCGCGTGACCGACTTCGGCTTTTCCAAGCGGATGGACGAAACGCTCGAACACTGGGGCAAAGAGGTCGTGTTGAAAGACGTGGTGCACGCCGTGCGGCTATATCGGCCCGACGTGATCATTTCCAGGTTTCACGGTAAACCGCGCGACGGCCATGGCAATCATCAGACCGCCGGATTGATGAGCGCCGAGGTCTTCAAAGCCGCCGCCGACCCGAACATGTTCCCCGAACATTTCAAAGAAGGTTTGCGCCCCTGGCAAGTCAAGAAACTGTATCGCAGCGTCGGTGGCTTTGGCGGCGGTGGTCGCGGAGCGGAGCCACAGGAAGCGACAGTCAAGGTGGATGTCGGCGCGTATGACCCGTTGCTGGGCCGCTCTTATTTGCAAATTGCGCGTTACGGGCTGGGCTTTCAACGTTCGCAAAACGGAGGTGGCGCACTGGCCGCGCCCGGTTCGTCCATCTCTTCGTGGTTGCTGGAAGAAAGCTTGGTGGGCAAACGCACGACGGAAGAAAGTATTTTTGAAGGACTGGACACGACCATTCCCAGCTTGGCAAGGCTCGCCGGTTCGACCAACGTCAACGCTGAACTAAGCGCCATCAACAACAGCGTGGAAGCGGCGATCAAGAAATTCGACGCCCGCCAGCCCTGGTTGACTGCGACAGATTTGGCTGCCGGACAAAAGGCTACGCTATCCCTGATCGAAAGGGTCAAAGCGTCCAGTATCACCGCCGACAACAAAGACCAGTTGCTCTTCCTGCTCAGCAACAAGGAAACCGAATTCAACGACGCGATGAACAAGGCGTTGGGCTTGGCAATGGAAGTGCTGGTTGATCCGCCGCCAGCAACAGGCGGCGGCCCCGGTGGCTTTGGCGGGCCACGCGAAACCTTCAACGTCGCGATTCCGGGGCAAAAATTCTCGCTCACGCTGAGCGTCGTCAATCGCAGTCCGGTGGCTTTTGAGCGCGCCGAAACCATCGTCGCGCCGCCCAAAGGCTGGGGCCTCAACGCCAAACCGCCCGAAGGCGGCTTGCCCGTCAACAACAGCCGCTTGCGCGCACAGTTTGAGTTGCAAGTGCCGGAGAATGCCGAATACACGCGCCCCTATTGGTCGCGCGCCAATCACTTGCGCGAGCACATTTACCAGATCAACAAACCCGAATTGTTGCACCTGCCCTTTGCACCGCCCGACGTTATGGGCTGGTTCAATTACGTCGTCAACGGCGTGCGCTTCCACCTGACGCAACCGGCGCAAACCACTTACATTGACCGGCCCTGGGGCGAACAGCGCCGCTTGCTGACCGTCGCGCCCGCGCTCAGCGTAGCGCTCTCGCCGCAAGTCGGCGTCGTTTCCATCGCGGCAACCAATTCAACCTTCGACGCCAGCGTCAACGTGCTGAACAACGTCAAAGGCAACGCCACTGGCAAAGTGCGGCTGCAATTGCCTGCGGGCTGGACAAGCACGCCCGCCGAAGCCCCGTTCAGCTTTACGCACGAAGGCGAACTCGCTAACTTCTCGTTCAAAGTAACCGTGCCGCGCGTCGCTGCCGGGCAGGAATACAAAGTCCAGGCTGTCGCCGAATACAACAACAAACAATACAGCGAGGGTTACGAAGTCATCGCCCATCGCGACAATGAACCGCGCCACCTTTATCATCCGGCGACGATGGAAGTGCGCGGCATCGAAACCAACGTCGCGCCGAATTTGAACGTCGGTTACGTGATGGGCGTCGGCGATGAAATCCCGAAGGCGCTCGAACAAATTGGCGTCAAGGTGACACTGCTCAGCGAAAACGATCTGGCGAAAGGCAATCTCGACGGTTACGACGCCATTCTCATCGGCATTCGCGCAACGGCGGTGCGCGACGATTTGAAGGCGTATAGCAAACGCCTGCTCGACTATTGCGAACGCGGCGGCAATCTGGTTTATCAGTATCAAACGCAGGAATTCGACGCCGCGCCTTACGGGCCGTATCCCTACAAACTGGGCGCGCGCGCCGAAGAGGTTTCGGAAGAAGATTCCAAAGTCACGCTGCTGGATACGGCCAATCCGATTTTCAACTGGCCGAACAAAATCAGCGCGGCGGATTTCGATGGCTGGGTCGAAGAG